The Magnolia sinica isolate HGM2019 chromosome 9, MsV1, whole genome shotgun sequence genome contains a region encoding:
- the LOC131255297 gene encoding disease resistance protein RPM1-like — MNGDSRLSTISVVGMGGLGRTILVKKVYDSQQVKKHFQTFAWITVSQSFKPEDLLGSMINQFFEEKKDPSPQGVDVMTQVGLIKVLRRYLHNKRYVLVLDDVWQAHVWNFIRNALPPSGNGSWVMITTRKGDVASSSRIGPSDHIYNLQPLHPKEAWSFFCRKAFQSNEENSCPHELEKLSRSFVNKCRGLPLAIVTLSSLLSI, encoded by the coding sequence ATGAATGGAGATTCAAGACTCTCGACGATTTCAGTGGTCGGGATGGGTGGCCTAGGGAGGACCATTTTGGTAAAGAAAGTGTATGATAGCCAACAGGTGAAGAAACATTTTCAAACATTTGCTTGGATCACTGTCTCACAATCATTCAAACCGGAGGATCTACTCGgaagcatgataaatcaattCTTCGAGGAAAAGAAAGATCCATCTCCTCAAGGAGTAGATGTGATGACACAGGTCGGGCTAATCAAAGTGTTACGAAGGTACTTGCACAACAAAAGGTATGTACTTGTTCTTGATGACGTATGGCAGGCACATGTATGGAATTTCATAAGAAATGCATTGCCTCCCAGTGGAAATGGTAGCTGGGTAATGATCACAACACGCAAAGGTGACGTTGCATCATCTTCTCGTATTGGACCTTCGGATCATATCTACAATCTTCAACCTCTGCATCCAAAAGAGGCGTGGTCTTTCTTTTGTAGGAAGGCATTCCAATCAAATGAGGAGAACAGTTGTCCTCATGAATTGGAGAAGCTTTCTCGAAGTTTTGTTAATAAATGCCGAGGATTACCACTTGCAATTGTCACATTAAGTAGTCTTCTATCAATTTAA
- the LOC131255296 gene encoding disease resistance protein RPM1-like, with translation MAESAVNFLIQYLGPLLVNEVQSLKGVRGEVRELINEFESMRSALKDADARQDTDEGLKKWVKQIREVAYDVEDVLDEFMLGQAQEQQGARGCIDFLHILIRQPMVRHKTASSIRDIKTRIDRIKERKDAYSLDSMELTSSSKKMSDQWYDPRLKALFIEEADLVGIDVPRSQLIEWLVDEDSRLLTISVVGMGGLGKTTLVKKVYDNQQVKKCFETYAWITVSQSFKVEELLRSMVKQFFDEKKDLSPQGSDAMTQVELIQVLRSYLQNKRYVLVLDDVWEADVWNFIGNALPNNENGSRVMITTRKSDVASSSCIGPSDLIYNLQPLHPTEAWSLFCKKAFHSHNENRCPPGLEKLSENFVDKCGGLPLAIITLGSLLSSKTNVEWEMIHRSLGSEFESDDNLRRMMKILLLSFNDLPYHLKSCFLYLSIFPEDYPIKRMKLIRLWIAEGFVETKEGRSKEEVAEGYLNQLIARNLIQVAKRELYGKVVTCRIHDLVREMIIPKFKEEHFFSSSVEENTMPNRIRRLSIYKDENFQKIDAFSCLRSLFIFGAEGLSNAPAITSFSSLRLLRVVDLENTSMEIFPDDLTSLLHLRYLSLENTKIKKLPSSLGKLKNLETLNLKGTFVCELPAEILKLEHLRHLLVYRYSIGDGYYIPFDCVDGIKVPAGIGSMRSLQKLAQIEAESGIIRELGNLTQLRRLAIIELRVEDGNDLCTSIEKMIHLHSFEVRSMDEEEVLDLHSLSHPPLPLQRLYLKGRLEKLPEWIASLDNLVRVHLRWSRLRDDPLKALQSLPNLVELQLNRAYDGEELRCEGRGYPRLKKLWLIELSGLKNVRVEKGAMSSLEELYIRGCEELVEAPLWLEQVTNLKELYLFNMSEAFLKGLGKDGAEALVDSIRHIPLIRCFDSRTCTLSGPANKEGSRWWTSRAGVISLSSDTCKLLKHHGSILFLEMELEIVDGDNLSNA, from the exons atggcaGAGAGTGCTGTGAACTTCTTAATACAATACTTGGGGCCTTTGCTGGTGAATGAAGTGCAGTCGTTGAAGGGGGTCCGCGGAGAAGTCCGTGAACTCATAAATGAGTTTGAAAGCATGAGATCTGCCTTAAAGGATGCCGATGCAAGACAAGATACCGATGAAGGCCTCAAGAAATGGGTGAAACAAATAAGAGAAGTGGCTTATGACGTTGAGGATGTTCTCGACGAGTTCATGCTCGGCCAAGCACAAGAGCAGCAGGGTGCTCGGGGATGCATCGATTTTCTTCATATACTCATTAGGCAGCCTATGGTGCGCCATAAGACTGCATCATCGATACGAGATATCAAAACCCGAATCGATAggattaaagaaagaaaagatgctTACTCTCTGGATAGTATGGAGCTAACTTCAAGCTCCAAAAAAATGAGTGATCAATGGTATGATCCTCGACTGAAAGCTCTTTTCATTGAGGAAGCTGATCTTGTGGGCATCGATGTGCCAAGGAGTCAATTGATTGAATGGTTGGTCGATGAAGATTCAAGACTACTGACGATTTCAGTGGTCGGGATGGGTGGCCTTGGCAAGACCACTCTGGTAAAGAAAGTCTATGATAACCAACAGGTGAAGAAATGTTTTGAAACATATGCTTGGATCACTGTCTCCCAATCGTTCAAAGTGGAGGAACTGCTTCGAAGCATGGTAAAGCAATTCTTTGACGAGAAGAAAGATCTGTCTCCCCAAGGTTCAGACGCAATGACACAGGTCGAGCTCATACAGGTGCTACGGAGCTACTTGCAGAACAAAAGGTATGTACTTGTTCTTGATGATGTATGGGAGGCAGACGTATGGAATTTCATAGGCAATGCATTGCCCAATAACGAAAATGGTAGCAGGGTAATGATCACTACACGCAAAAGTGATGTCGCATCATCTTCTTGCATCGGACCCTCTGATCTCATCTACAATCTACAACCTCTGCATCCAACAGAGGCTTGGTCCCTCTTTTGCAAGAAGGCATTCCACTCGCACAATGAGAATAGATGCCCTCCTGGATTGGAGAAGCTTTCAGAAAACTTTGTAGATAAATGCGGAGGATTACCGCTTGCAATTATCACATTAGGTAGTCTTCTATCCAGCAAGACGAATGTTGAGTGGGAGATGATTCACCGTAGCCTTGGATCGGAGTTTGAAAGCGATGACAATCTtagaagaatgatgaaaatatTATTGCTCAGTTTCAATGATTTGCCTTACCACCTGAAATCATGCTTCTTGTATTTGAGTATTTTCCCCGAAGACTATCCGATTAAGCGTATGAAACTAATTCGCCTATGGATAGCTGAGGGGTTTGTAGAAACAAAAGAAGGCAGGTCAAAGGAAGAGGTTGCTGAAGGTTACCTCAATCAGCTCATCGCTAGAAATCTCATTCAAGTGGCAAAACGGGAATTATATGGGAAGGTGGTCACTTGTCGCATCCATGATCTTGTGCGGGAGATGATCATTCCAAAATTCAAGGAGGAGCATTTCTTTTCATCTTCTGTTGAAGAGAACACAATGCCTAACAGAATCCGGCGTCTGTCCATTTATAAAGAcgagaattttcaaaaaattgatgcCTTCTCCTGCCTTCGCTCGTTGTTCATTTTTGGTGCGGAAGGACTATCTAATGCCCCTGCAATTACTTCATTTTCCAGCTTAAGGTTGTTGAGGGTGGTGGATCTTGAAAACACGTCCATGGaaatctttcctgatgatctaacaAGCTTGTTGCATTTGAGATACTTAAGCTTGGAGAATACAAAGATCAAGAAGCTTCCTAGTTCGTTGGGGAAGCTAAAGAACTTAGAAACATTGAATCTTAAGGGCACTTTCGTATGTGAATTGCCGGCTGAGATTCTGAAGCTCGAGCACCTACGGCACCTTCTGGTTTACCGCTATAGTATTGGAGATGGGTATTATATACCATTTGATTGTGTAGATGGAATTAAGGTGCCTGCAGGAATCGGGAGCATGAGATCCCTACAGAAGTTGGCACAAATAGAGGCAGAGAGTGGCATCATTAGAGAGCTGGGGAATCTCACCCAACTGAGGAGGTTAGCCATTATCGAGCTAAGAGTGGAAGATGGGAATGATTTATGCACTTCCATTGAGAAGATGATTCACCTTCACTCCTTTGAAGTGAGATcaatggatgaggaggaggttCTCGACTTGCATTCTTTATCGCATCCTCCGCTACCTCTTCAACGCCTATATTTGAAAGGGCGTTTGGAGAAGTTGCCTGAATGGATTGCCTCACTTGATAATCTGGTACGAGTTCATCTGAGATGGTCCAGATTGAGGGATGATCCACTCAAAGCCCTTCAATCACTGCCCAATTTGGTGGAACTCCAACTAAATCGAGCTTATGATGGAGAAGAATTACGTTGCGAGGGTAGAGGATATCCAAGACTCAAGAAATTATGGCTCATTGAGTTGAGCGGGCTGAAGAATGTGAGGGTGGAGAAGGGAGCAATGTCTAGCCTTGAAGAGCTATATATTAGAGGTTGCGAAGAATTAGTGGAGGCACCGTTGTGGCTCGAACAGGTCACAAACCTCAAAGAACTCTACCTGTTTAATATGTCGGAGGCTTTCTTGAAGGGGCTCGGAAAGGATGGAGCTGAAGCGTTAGTGGATTCCATTCGCCACATCCCACTCATACGATGTTTTGACAGTCGGACATGCACTCTATCAG GACCTGCAAACAAAGAAGGTAGTCGGTGGTGGACATCAAGAGCAGGCGTCAT TTCATTGTCGTCTGATACTTGTAAGCTCTTGAAGCATCATGGGAGTATTTTGTTTCTAGAGATGGAGCTGGAAATTGTAGATGGGGATAACTTGAGTAATGCATAA
- the LOC131255919 gene encoding disease resistance protein RPM1-like has protein sequence MILCENSFFQNPGEEHFFSSSVEHNMALCNKIRRLSIYNGGVNFQKYKEFSRLRSLFIFSVDGLSNYPTITSFSSLRLLKVVHLENASIEILPDDLTSLLHLRYLSLENTKIEKLPSSLGKLKNLKTLNLKGTFIRELPVEILKLEHLCHIMVYRCSREGFYLPFNDVDGIKVPAGMGILRSLENLAHIEGDSGIIRELGNLSQLRRLGIVKLRKEKGADLCTSVEKMNHLCSFDVTSMNEEEVLDLHSISHPPLPLQRLYLAGHLEKLPKWIASLHNLVVVRLFWSRLRDDPLKAFQSLANLAELLLR, from the coding sequence ATGATCTTGTGCGagaattcattttttcaaaatccaGGGGAGGAGCATTTCTTTTCATCTTCTGTTGAGCATAACATGGCGCTTTGTAACAAAATCCGACGTCTGTCCATTTATAATGGTGGTGTGAATTTTCAGAAATATAAGGAATTCTCTCGTCTTCGATCTTTGTTCATTTTCAGTGTGGATGGACTATCTAACTACCCTACAATCACATCATTTTCCAGCTTAAGGTTGTTGAAGGTGGTCCATCTTGAAAATGCATCGATTGAAATCCTTCCTGATGATCTAACAAGCTTGTTGCATTTGAGATACCTAAGCTTGGAGAATACAAAGATTGAGAAACTTCCAAGTTCATTGGGGAAGCTAAAGAACTTAAAAACATTGAATCTGAAGGGAACCTTTATACGTGAATTGCCTGTTGAGATTCTCAAGCTTGAGCACCTCTGCCACATCATGGTTTATCgttgtagtagagaagggttttatttgccatttaatgaTGTGGATGGAATTAAGGTGCCTGCTGGAATGGGAATTCTAAGATCCCTGGAAAACCTGGCACATATAGAGGGAGATAGCGGCATCATTAGAGAGCTGGGGAATCTCAGCCAACTAAGGAGGTTAGGCATTGTCAAGCTAAGAAAGGAAAAAGGGGCTGATTTGTGCACTTCTGTTGAGAAGATGAACCACCTTTGCTCCTTTGATGTGACATCAATGAATGAGGAGGAGGTTCTTGACCTGCATTCTATATCGCATCCTCCACTGCCTCTTCAACGTCTGTACTTGGCAGGGCATTTAGAGAAGTTACCCAAATGGATTGCCTCGCTTCATAATCTGGTGGTGGTTCGCCTGTTTTGGTCTAGATTGAGGGATGACCCACTCAAAGCCTTTCAATCACTGGCCAATTTGGCAGAGCTCTTACTACGGTGA